A genomic stretch from Setaria viridis chromosome 1, Setaria_viridis_v4.0, whole genome shotgun sequence includes:
- the LOC117865706 gene encoding uncharacterized protein: MRAALFGAERSGAADLVGGGKVLFWPEGKARALVEPRSVLDCTLSHSPNNSKSTLSSSLGGGAADSTGVAAVSDSSASAATEATKWGSPGEHGGGGKEDWAGGCELPPIPAGLDMGLVGGDNWDAVLGNAAAAGQDQTFLNWIIGAAGDLDQPGPPLPVHQQPLLDNAGFGFPAADPPGFSLDPHLGGVASDMSSPGAVSHTTNSGGGSKASSAFGLFSTESASLQPPPPPVLFHEGIDTKPPLLGAQPPGPLLHQFQHQPPPTTTFFMPLPSFPNHNQQSPLLQPPPKRHQSMGDDLYLARNRAAAAAQGLPFPPLHGPAPFQLQPSPPPPHGAMKTTAAEAAQQQLLDELAAAAKAAEAGNSVGAREILARLNHQLPPLGKPFLRSASYLKEALLLALAEGHHGACRLTSPLDVALKLAAYKSFSDLSPVLQFTNFTATQALLDEIAGSTAACIHVIDFDLGVGGQWASFLQELAHRRGAGGAALPFVKLTAFVSTASHHPLELRLTRDNIAQFAADLGIPFEFNAVSADTINPAELISTTGDEVVAVVLPVGCSARAPPLPAILRLVKQLGPKIVIAIDHGGDRADLPFSQHFLNCFQSCVFLLDSLDAAGIDPDSAFKIEKFLIQPRIEDMVLGRGKADKPMAWRSAFAAGGFAPVPPSNLADAQADCLLKRVQVRGFHVEKCGVGLTLYWQRGELVTVSAWRC, from the coding sequence ATGAGGGCGGCGCTGTTCGGTGCCGAGCGGAGCGGGGCAGCagacctcgtcggcggcgggaAGGTGCTGTTTTGGCCGGAGGGGAAGGCGAGAGCGCTGGTGGAGCCGAGATCCGTGCTGGACTGCACGCTGAGCCACAGCCCCAACAACTCCAAATCGACGCTGTCGTCGtccctgggcggcggcgccgcggactCGACCGGCGTGGCGGCGGTTTCGGACAgcagcgcctccgccgccaccgaagCCACCAAATGGGGATCCCCTggtgagcacggcggcggcgggaaggaggACTGGGCCGGCGGCTGCGAGCTGCCGCCGATCCCCGCCGGCCTCGACATggggctcgtcggcggcgacaaCTGGGACGCCGTGCtcggcaacgccgccgccgcggggcaggACCAGACCTTCCTGAACTGGATCATTGGGGCCGCCGGCGACCTGGATCAGCCGGGGCCGCCGCTTCCCGTGCACCAGCAGCCGCTCCTTGACAATGCGGGGTTCGGGTTCCCGGCCGCGGACCCCCCGGGCTTCTCGCTCGATCCCCACCTCGGCGGCGTCGCCTCCGACATGTCGTCCCCGGGTGCGGTGTCGCACACTACCAACAGCGGCGGGGGCAGCAAGGCGTCCTCAGCCTTCGGCCTCTTCTCTACGGAGTCCGCCTCCCTCcagccgcccccgcctccggtGCTGTTCCACGAAGGTATCGACACAAAGCCCCCTCTTCTCGGTGCGCAGCcgcccggccccctcctccaccagttccagcaccagccgccgcccaccacaaCTTTCTTCATGCCACTCCCGTCCTTCCCCAATCACAACCAGCAGTCCCCACTCCTCCAGCCACCGCCCAAACGCCATCAATCCATGGGGGACGACCTCTATCTCGCCAGAAaccgggcggccgcggcggcgcagggtcTCCCCTTTCCACCACTGCATGGCCCTGCTCCATTCCAGCTCCAgccttcgccgccaccgccccacgGGGCGATGAAGACGACGGCTGCggaggcggcgcagcagcagttGCTGGACGAGCTGGCCGCGGCGGCAAAGGCCGCCGAAGCCGGCAATTCCGTTGGCGCGCGAGAGATATTGGCGCGGCTCAATCACCAGCTTCCCCCGCTCGGGAAGCCGTtcctccgctccgcctcctACCTCAAGGAggccctcctcctcgcgctcgccgaAGGCCACCACGGCGCCTGCCGCCTCACATCACCACTCGATGTTGCCCTCAAGCTAGCGGCATACAAGTCTTTCTCTGACCTCTCGCCCGTGCTCCAGTTCACCAACTTCACCGCAACGCAGGCGCTTCTTGACGAAATTGCCGGCAGCACAGCTGCCTGCATCCATGTCATTGATTTTGATCTCGGTGTTGGAGGCCAGTGGGCTTCCTTCTTGCAGGAGCTTGCACACCGCCGCGGCGCAGGTGGTGCAGCTCTGCCGTTCGTTAAGCTCACTGCCTTTGTATCAACTGCTTCGCACCATCCACTGGAGCTGCGTCTTACCCGGGATAACATCGCACAGTTTGCTGCAGACCTTGGAATCCCCTTTGAGTTCAATGCTGTCAGTGCTGATACGATCAATCCTGCGGAGCTCATTTCTACCACAGGCGATGAAGTTGTAGCTGTTGTCCTCCCTGTTGGTTGCTCTGCTCGTGCACCACCGTTGCCAGCGATCCTTCGGTTGGTGAAACAGCTAGGTCCTAAGATTGTGATTGCCATAGACCATGGCGGCGATCGTGCTGACCTTCCATTCTCGCAGCACTTCTTGAATTGCTTTCAGTCTTGTGTGTTCCTCCTTGATTCACTTGATGCTGCCGGCATTGATCCTGATTCTGCTTTCAAGATCGAGAAGTTTCTGATTCAGCCAAGAATTGAGGACATGGTGCTTGGGCGGGGCAAGGCGGACAAGCCAATGGCATGGAGGAGTGCATTTGCAGCTGGTGGGTTTGCGCCTGTTCCTCCCAGCAACCTGGCGGACGCACAGGCTGACTGCCTCCTGAAGCGGGTGCAGGTCCGTGGCTTCCATGTGGAGAAATGTGGGGTTGGGCTCACACTCTATTGGCAGCGCGGCGAACTTGTCACCGTATCAGCATGGCGGTGCTGA